From one Streptomyces sp. CA-210063 genomic stretch:
- a CDS encoding branched-chain amino acid ABC transporter substrate-binding protein, translated as MSRSAKIFATVAVTGLALSACGGNASGGAPDSSSGGGTLVIGVDLPLQGASKDASESTVNAMQLYLDQIGSKAGKYKVKLKVYDDSTAAKGAWDDATCAKNAQDHVGNTEEVAVMGTYNSGCAQIIAPVLNQDPSGPMLMVSHANTNPGLTKAWEPGEPEKYFPSGSRSYARVIATDDYQGAAGAQFAAKDLGIKNCYVLNDNQTYGQGVGKAFEEEAKKQGIKVLGNQAWDAKQPNYTALFTSIKASKPECVYLAGIFDNNGGQLVKDKVKVLGDNSKVKLLAPDGFSGYPEFDGLAQAQGAYLTFAGLTATTLREEGGPGADLLDAYKKKYGEDPATSYALYGVEALQVILQAIEKSDGTRKSITEQVFSGSGISIPADKSVVGKKLDIDPKTGDVSVLDISVLQVTDKEEKFLKPWPVS; from the coding sequence ATGTCCAGATCAGCCAAGATTTTCGCGACGGTCGCTGTCACCGGACTCGCCTTGAGCGCCTGTGGAGGCAATGCCTCGGGCGGCGCGCCCGACAGCTCGTCCGGCGGTGGCACGCTCGTCATCGGCGTGGACCTGCCGCTTCAGGGAGCCTCGAAGGACGCGTCCGAGTCGACGGTCAACGCGATGCAGCTCTACCTGGACCAGATAGGCAGCAAGGCCGGCAAGTACAAGGTGAAGCTCAAGGTCTACGACGACTCGACGGCCGCCAAGGGTGCCTGGGACGACGCGACCTGCGCCAAGAACGCGCAGGACCACGTGGGCAACACCGAAGAGGTCGCGGTCATGGGCACCTACAACTCCGGCTGCGCGCAGATCATCGCCCCGGTTCTGAACCAGGACCCGTCCGGCCCCATGCTGATGGTGTCGCACGCGAACACCAACCCGGGTCTGACAAAGGCCTGGGAGCCGGGTGAGCCGGAGAAGTATTTCCCGTCCGGCTCACGCAGTTACGCCCGTGTCATCGCGACCGACGACTACCAGGGCGCGGCGGGGGCCCAGTTCGCGGCCAAGGACCTCGGCATCAAGAACTGCTACGTCCTCAATGACAACCAGACCTACGGCCAGGGCGTCGGCAAGGCCTTCGAGGAGGAGGCGAAGAAGCAGGGCATCAAGGTGCTCGGCAATCAGGCGTGGGATGCCAAACAGCCCAACTACACCGCGCTGTTCACCAGTATCAAGGCCTCGAAGCCGGAGTGCGTCTACCTCGCCGGCATCTTCGACAACAACGGCGGCCAACTCGTCAAGGACAAGGTCAAGGTCCTCGGCGACAATTCCAAGGTGAAGCTCCTCGCGCCCGACGGCTTCAGCGGTTATCCCGAATTCGACGGACTGGCACAGGCCCAGGGCGCTTATCTCACCTTCGCCGGCCTGACCGCCACGACGCTCCGCGAAGAGGGCGGCCCGGGCGCGGACCTGCTCGACGCCTACAAGAAGAAGTACGGGGAGGACCCGGCGACCAGTTACGCCCTCTACGGGGTGGAGGCGTTGCAGGTGATCCTGCAGGCGATCGAGAAGTCCGACGGCACCCGGAAGTCCATCACGGAGCAGGTCTTCTCGGGCAGCGGGATCAGCATCCCGGCCGACAAGTCGGTCGTGGGCAAGAAACTGGACATCGACCCCAAGACCGGTGATGTGAGCGTCCTCGACATCTCGGTGCTCCAGGTCACGGACAAGGAAGAGAAGTTCCTGAAGCCCTGGCCCGTCAGCTGA
- a CDS encoding branched-chain amino acid ABC transporter permease, producing the protein MAATATSVAVPAAIDRKAVIQRYATYVILLGLVVWLSANLINSPSQFFSAGMVGLNLGMLYALIALGYTLVYGIIELINFAHGDLFMLGALFSGFLLTTVMGQEHSDFLGIVLLLVTIVGTMLFCGGINVTLEFVAYRRLRRAPKLAPLITAVGMSFVLQFIGLKWNGSTPKQWPSVLPEGSFGIGEFQVDYSLLAVIGVTVPVLLLLRWVITSTRQGKAMRAVAQDQDAARLMGVNVNRTISFTFLIGGALAGTAGVMYQQVVGTTAYNLGYQLGLIAFVSAVLGGIGNISGAVLGGILIGLIQGFNDGLPYGFGQKWSQSVVFAILILLMVFKPEGLLGRPTTEKV; encoded by the coding sequence ATGGCAGCAACTGCCACCAGCGTCGCGGTGCCGGCCGCGATCGACCGCAAAGCGGTCATCCAGCGCTACGCCACCTATGTCATTCTCCTCGGCCTCGTTGTCTGGCTCTCCGCCAACCTGATCAACTCCCCGTCCCAGTTCTTCTCCGCGGGCATGGTCGGTCTCAACCTCGGAATGCTGTACGCGCTCATCGCGCTCGGTTACACCCTTGTCTACGGCATCATCGAGCTGATCAACTTCGCCCATGGTGACCTGTTCATGCTCGGCGCCCTGTTCAGCGGCTTCCTGCTGACGACCGTCATGGGCCAGGAACACTCCGATTTTCTCGGCATCGTGCTCCTGCTCGTCACCATCGTGGGCACCATGCTCTTCTGCGGCGGCATCAATGTGACGCTCGAATTCGTGGCCTACCGCCGCCTGCGGCGTGCCCCGAAGCTCGCTCCGCTGATCACCGCGGTCGGCATGAGTTTCGTCCTGCAGTTCATCGGTCTGAAGTGGAACGGCTCGACGCCCAAGCAGTGGCCGAGCGTCCTTCCCGAAGGGTCCTTCGGGATCGGCGAGTTCCAGGTCGACTACAGTCTGCTGGCGGTCATCGGGGTGACCGTGCCGGTCCTGCTGCTGCTGCGCTGGGTGATCACCAGCACTCGGCAGGGCAAGGCGATGCGGGCCGTCGCCCAGGACCAGGATGCCGCCCGGCTGATGGGCGTCAACGTGAACCGGACCATCTCCTTCACCTTCCTGATCGGCGGGGCGCTGGCCGGCACCGCGGGCGTCATGTACCAGCAGGTCGTGGGCACCACGGCATACAACCTCGGCTACCAGCTGGGCCTCATCGCCTTCGTCTCCGCCGTCCTCGGCGGCATCGGCAACATCAGCGGCGCCGTGCTCGGCGGCATCCTCATCGGCCTCATCCAGGGCTTCAACGACGGCCTGCCCTACGGCTTCGGCCAGAAATGGTCCCAGAGCGTCGTCTTCGCCATCCTCATCCTGCTGATGGTCTTCAAGCCCGAAGGCCTGCTCGGCCGACCGACCACGGAGAAGGTGTAG
- a CDS encoding branched-chain amino acid ABC transporter permease: MAVDVPAKARRMPGLAIPHRMRWPLGYSAAAVLVFLAYYYMIPNLGPGGQTFFREWLPLTSVNEALVWVICALGLNIVVGYAGLLDLGFVAFWALGGYTAGWLMSGFFYQVDIHLFGGALGTAPGIHISFWLVLLIGAGFCAVWGVIIGAPTLRLKSDYLALVTLGFGEIIPQVFTNGDNVFGFNLTNGTKGITPVDPIAIGSFKLGPFDLVYKYVIFVLIVVVVVFISLRLREGRLGRAWLAIREDELAASMMGVPLMRTKLSAYAVGAVAGGLAGVAFATHVGGVLPDRFNFSISITLLAMVVLGGMGNVWGVMLGALVLAWVNSTGLPQFGTSFNEQFGTDINFPSYNYLLFGGILVLMMLFRREGILPESRTRLVLHEPSRTDMESLGADMEAPAPELDEEPLLKTTAADEPVITDETGTGTGMGMGEKV, translated from the coding sequence ATGGCTGTCGACGTTCCTGCCAAGGCGCGGCGGATGCCGGGCCTGGCGATACCGCACCGCATGCGCTGGCCGCTCGGATACTCCGCGGCAGCGGTCCTGGTGTTCCTCGCCTACTACTACATGATCCCCAACCTCGGCCCCGGCGGGCAGACCTTCTTCCGCGAGTGGCTGCCGCTCACCTCCGTCAACGAGGCACTCGTCTGGGTGATCTGCGCCCTCGGCCTGAACATCGTCGTCGGCTACGCCGGCCTGCTGGACCTGGGCTTCGTCGCCTTCTGGGCCCTCGGCGGCTACACCGCGGGCTGGCTGATGTCCGGCTTCTTCTACCAGGTCGACATCCACCTCTTCGGCGGGGCACTGGGCACGGCACCCGGCATCCACATCAGCTTCTGGCTGGTGCTCCTCATCGGAGCCGGCTTCTGCGCGGTGTGGGGCGTGATCATCGGCGCGCCCACCTTGCGCCTGAAGAGCGACTACCTCGCCCTGGTGACCCTCGGCTTCGGCGAGATCATCCCGCAGGTCTTCACCAACGGCGACAACGTCTTCGGCTTCAACCTGACCAACGGCACCAAGGGCATCACCCCGGTCGACCCGATCGCCATCGGCTCCTTCAAGCTCGGGCCGTTCGACCTGGTGTACAAGTACGTCATCTTCGTGCTGATCGTGGTCGTCGTCGTCTTCATCTCGCTGCGCCTGCGCGAGGGCCGGCTGGGCCGGGCCTGGCTGGCCATCCGCGAGGACGAACTCGCCGCGAGCATGATGGGCGTCCCGCTGATGCGCACCAAGCTCTCCGCCTACGCCGTCGGCGCGGTCGCCGGAGGTCTCGCCGGCGTCGCCTTCGCCACGCACGTCGGAGGCGTCCTGCCGGACCGGTTCAACTTCTCCATCTCCATCACCCTGCTGGCGATGGTCGTCCTCGGCGGGATGGGCAACGTGTGGGGCGTCATGCTCGGCGCGCTCGTCCTCGCCTGGGTCAACTCCACCGGCCTGCCGCAGTTCGGGACGTCCTTCAACGAGCAGTTCGGGACGGACATCAACTTCCCCTCCTACAACTACCTGCTGTTCGGCGGCATCCTCGTGCTGATGATGCTGTTCCGGCGCGAGGGCATCCTGCCCGAGTCACGGACCCGGCTGGTCCTGCACGAACCCAGCCGCACCGACATGGAGTCCCTCGGCGCCGACATGGAAGCGCCCGCTCCCGAACTGGACGAGGAACCCTTGCTCAAGACCACAGCCGCCGACGAACCGGTCATCACCGACGAGACGGGAACGGGAACGGGAATGGGAATGGGGGAGAAGGTATGA
- a CDS encoding ABC transporter ATP-binding protein: MSGASGVTETREPMLELDEIHVYYGNIAAVKGLSLTVYPGEIVTLIGSNGAGKSTTLRAISGLLPVRGGTMTFQGRQLNGTPDHEVVRRGIAHSPEGRRIFPRMTVDENLDMGAFLRKDKEGIAADREMILELFPRLRERLHQKAGTMSGGEQQMLAVGRAMMAKPRLLLLDEPSMGLAPVLVDVIFETIARIREQGTTVLLVEQNALAALEVADRAYVLESGSLKLHGPAAELAEDEEIVKAYLGG, from the coding sequence ATGAGCGGCGCCAGCGGTGTGACCGAGACGCGCGAACCGATGCTCGAACTCGACGAGATCCACGTCTACTACGGCAACATCGCCGCGGTGAAGGGCCTCTCCCTGACCGTCTACCCCGGCGAGATCGTCACCCTGATCGGCTCGAACGGCGCGGGCAAGTCCACCACCCTGCGTGCCATCTCCGGCCTGCTGCCGGTGCGGGGCGGCACCATGACCTTCCAGGGTCGGCAGCTCAACGGCACACCGGACCACGAGGTCGTCCGACGCGGCATCGCCCACTCACCGGAGGGTCGGCGGATCTTCCCCCGGATGACCGTCGACGAGAACCTCGACATGGGCGCGTTCCTGCGCAAGGACAAAGAAGGGATCGCCGCGGACCGGGAGATGATCCTCGAACTCTTCCCCCGGCTCCGCGAACGCCTCCACCAGAAGGCCGGCACCATGTCCGGAGGCGAACAGCAGATGCTCGCCGTCGGCCGGGCGATGATGGCCAAACCACGACTGCTCCTGCTCGACGAACCCTCCATGGGCCTGGCCCCGGTACTCGTCGACGTCATCTTCGAGACGATCGCCCGGATCCGCGAGCAGGGCACCACGGTGCTCCTGGTGGAGCAGAACGCCCTGGCCGCACTCGAAGTCGCCGACCGCGCCTACGTCCTGGAATCCGGCTCGCTGAAACTCCACGGTCCCGCAGCCGAGTTGGCCGAGGACGAGGAGATCGTCAAGGCCT
- a CDS encoding glutamine amidotransferase, with product MCGIAGLQVRDPSLEPRLGELLTGMLHQAAERGPDSAGVALYGDARLTPPGHSAVSLLAPGDASAAEIAALVGGDTAAVTVSQSVVVHSPGLPVADLERAVRAAFPTAVVTGRGTDLAVLKGVGHPDALAEEFGLRAATGRQGIAHTRMATESAVTPEGAHPFSVDENVCLVHNGSFANHATIRRELRAEGVAFDSENDSEVGARFVAAQLAAGHDLEKALRLLCERFDGFYTLLVTTGDTFAVVRDAIACKPAIVAETDAWVAMASEYRYFAHLPGIESARIFEPEPAEVYTWQR from the coding sequence ATGTGCGGCATCGCAGGACTCCAGGTGCGCGACCCCTCGCTGGAGCCCCGGCTCGGCGAACTGCTCACCGGGATGCTTCACCAGGCCGCCGAGCGCGGTCCCGACTCGGCCGGGGTCGCCCTGTACGGCGACGCCCGCCTCACCCCGCCCGGCCACTCGGCGGTCAGCCTGCTGGCGCCGGGCGACGCGTCCGCCGCCGAGATCGCCGCGCTGGTCGGCGGGGACACGGCCGCCGTGACCGTCAGCCAGTCGGTCGTCGTCCACTCGCCGGGTCTGCCGGTCGCCGACCTGGAAAGGGCGGTGCGCGCGGCCTTCCCGACGGCCGTGGTCACCGGACGCGGCACCGACCTGGCCGTCCTCAAGGGCGTCGGCCACCCGGACGCGCTCGCCGAGGAGTTCGGCCTGCGCGCGGCGACCGGGCGGCAGGGCATCGCCCACACCCGGATGGCCACGGAGTCGGCGGTCACCCCGGAGGGCGCCCACCCCTTCTCCGTCGACGAGAACGTCTGCCTCGTGCACAACGGCTCGTTCGCCAACCACGCCACCATCCGGCGCGAACTGCGCGCGGAGGGCGTCGCGTTCGACAGCGAGAACGACTCCGAGGTCGGCGCCCGTTTCGTGGCCGCCCAGCTCGCCGCCGGGCACGACCTGGAGAAGGCGCTGCGGCTGCTCTGCGAACGGTTCGACGGCTTCTACACCCTGCTGGTGACGACGGGGGACACCTTCGCCGTCGTCCGGGACGCCATCGCCTGCAAGCCCGCGATCGTCGCCGAGACCGACGCGTGGGTGGCGATGGCCTCCGAGTACCGCTACTTCGCGCATCTGCCGGGCATCGAGTCCGCCCGCATCTTCGAACCCGAGCCGGCGGAGGTCTACACATGGCAGCGCTGA
- a CDS encoding ABC transporter ATP-binding protein produces MTTSPQTQAPLDAGTTPKLHADRITVKFGGLVAVNDVSFTIPQQSVVSLIGPNGAGKTTFFNVLTGLYRATSGRVVLGEKDITNLVPHRIAALGMARTFQNIRLFGLMTAEENIKVAMHSKLRSGPFHTIVRTPRQRREERQAQQVARELMEFVGIAKVAGEYARNLSYGDQRRLEVARALALDPSILLLDEPTAGMNPQESGRFTEFVHRVRDEKDLSVLLIEHDMSVVMQVSDRITVLDRGQKIAEGGPDDIRNDTRVIEAYLGKSGRDKTT; encoded by the coding sequence ATGACGACGAGTCCGCAGACACAGGCACCGCTGGACGCCGGGACCACGCCGAAACTGCACGCCGACCGCATCACCGTGAAGTTCGGCGGCCTGGTCGCCGTCAACGACGTGTCCTTCACCATCCCCCAGCAGTCCGTCGTCAGCCTGATCGGCCCCAACGGCGCGGGCAAGACGACGTTCTTCAACGTGCTCACCGGCCTGTACCGGGCGACCAGCGGACGCGTGGTCCTGGGCGAGAAGGACATCACCAACCTCGTCCCGCACCGGATCGCCGCCCTCGGCATGGCCCGCACCTTCCAGAACATCCGGCTCTTCGGGCTGATGACGGCCGAGGAGAACATCAAGGTCGCCATGCACTCCAAGCTGAGGTCGGGCCCCTTCCACACCATCGTGCGCACCCCCCGCCAGCGCCGCGAGGAGCGTCAAGCGCAGCAAGTCGCCCGGGAACTGATGGAGTTCGTCGGCATCGCCAAGGTCGCGGGCGAGTACGCGCGCAACCTCTCCTACGGCGACCAGCGCCGTCTTGAGGTCGCACGGGCACTCGCGCTCGACCCGAGCATCCTGCTCCTCGACGAACCGACCGCCGGCATGAACCCGCAGGAGTCCGGCCGGTTCACCGAGTTCGTCCACCGGGTGCGGGACGAGAAGGACCTCTCCGTCCTGCTCATCGAGCACGACATGAGCGTCGTCATGCAGGTCTCCGACCGGATCACCGTGCTCGACAGAGGACAGAAGATCGCCGAGGGCGGCCCCGACGACATCAGGAACGACACCCGGGTCATCGAGGCATACCTCGGCAAGTCCGGAAGGGACAAGACCACATGA
- the glnT gene encoding type III glutamate--ammonia ligase produces MSVPPKSTPPVPGTQSLASLAKADGVRFLLATFTTLTGKPCAKLVPVEAADALEGDGVGFAGYAAGAMGQLPRDPDVVAIPDVSSYVPLTFVRPGLGMVHCDPYVEGSPYAFAPRVILRTLAEKAAAEGTRMVSGAEVEYFLVQRGADGALTTADRLDDAAQPCYDARGLTRMYDHLTAVSDAMVQLGWGPYASDHEDGNGQFEQNFHHADALTTADRVVTLRYIVQVLAEQRGMTATFMPKPFTDRTGSGLHMHLSLWDGERALFPAGGDARDQYGMGFGPEAYHFTAGLLEHAPALHALIAPTVNSYKRTGATTTASGATWAPRMASWGGNDRTHFLRVPDAHRVELRGGDGSANSYLAAAGALGAGLDGVRRRLDPGRPGAAEDGPRLPRTLLDAVHALECDDVVRGVLDAVDAKAGVSDYYAELKREEFYSWHNTVSPWEIDRYLTAV; encoded by the coding sequence GTGTCCGTTCCGCCGAAGTCCACTCCGCCCGTCCCGGGCACCCAGTCACTCGCCTCGCTCGCCAAGGCGGACGGCGTCCGGTTCCTCCTCGCCACCTTCACCACGCTGACCGGCAAGCCCTGCGCCAAGCTCGTGCCCGTCGAGGCGGCGGACGCGCTGGAGGGCGACGGCGTCGGCTTCGCGGGATACGCCGCCGGGGCCATGGGCCAACTGCCGCGCGACCCCGATGTGGTCGCGATCCCGGACGTCTCCTCCTACGTCCCGCTCACCTTCGTCCGCCCCGGTCTCGGCATGGTGCACTGCGACCCGTACGTCGAGGGCAGCCCGTACGCCTTCGCGCCACGGGTGATCCTGCGGACGCTCGCCGAGAAGGCGGCGGCCGAGGGCACGCGCATGGTCAGCGGGGCGGAGGTGGAGTACTTCCTGGTGCAGCGCGGGGCGGACGGCGCGCTCACGACGGCCGACCGGCTCGACGACGCGGCCCAGCCCTGTTACGACGCCCGGGGACTGACCCGGATGTACGACCACCTCACCGCCGTCTCCGACGCGATGGTGCAACTGGGCTGGGGGCCGTACGCGAGCGACCACGAGGACGGCAACGGGCAGTTCGAGCAGAACTTCCACCACGCGGACGCGCTGACCACCGCCGACCGGGTGGTCACCCTGCGGTACATCGTGCAGGTCCTCGCCGAACAGCGCGGAATGACGGCCACGTTCATGCCGAAGCCGTTCACCGACCGCACCGGCAGCGGGCTGCACATGCACCTGTCGCTGTGGGACGGCGAGCGCGCGCTGTTCCCGGCGGGCGGGGACGCCAGGGACCAGTACGGCATGGGGTTCGGCCCCGAGGCGTACCACTTCACCGCCGGTCTGCTGGAGCACGCGCCCGCGCTGCACGCGCTCATCGCGCCCACCGTCAACTCGTACAAACGCACCGGCGCGACCACGACCGCCTCGGGTGCCACCTGGGCGCCGCGCATGGCGAGTTGGGGCGGCAACGACCGTACGCACTTCCTCCGTGTGCCGGACGCCCACCGGGTCGAGCTGCGCGGCGGCGACGGCTCGGCGAACTCCTACCTCGCGGCGGCCGGCGCGCTGGGCGCGGGCCTGGACGGGGTGCGCCGCCGGCTCGACCCCGGCCGGCCGGGCGCCGCCGAGGACGGCCCCCGGCTGCCGCGCACCCTGCTCGACGCGGTGCACGCGCTGGAGTGCGACGACGTGGTCCGCGGAGTGCTCGACGCGGTGGACGCGAAGGCCGGAGTCAGCGACTACTACGCCGAGTTGAAGCGCGAGGAGTTCTACAGCTGGCACAACACGGTCTCCCCCTGGGAGATCGACCGCTATCTCACCGCCGTCTGA
- a CDS encoding glutamate synthase translates to MAALTTTLVDLAEKSVRDLNSALHQASSGTSWHVAHPDGAHNLAVGLTAELDVVIDGPAGYYCAGMNQRATVTVHGNAGTGVAENMMSGTVRVRGSASQSAGATAHGGLLVIEGNASARCGISMKGVDIVVGGDVGHMSAFMGQAGRLVVCGDAGDALGDSLYEARVYVQGRVKSLGADCVEKEMRAEHLAELAELLKSADRDDDPAAFRRYGSARKLYHFEVDNSAAY, encoded by the coding sequence ATGGCAGCGCTGACGACCACGCTGGTCGACCTGGCCGAGAAGTCCGTACGGGATCTCAACTCCGCTCTGCACCAGGCGAGTTCGGGTACGTCATGGCACGTCGCCCATCCCGACGGCGCCCACAACCTCGCCGTGGGTCTCACCGCCGAACTGGACGTCGTCATCGACGGCCCGGCGGGCTACTACTGCGCCGGTATGAACCAGCGCGCCACGGTCACCGTCCACGGCAACGCCGGTACGGGTGTCGCCGAGAACATGATGTCCGGCACGGTGCGGGTGCGCGGCAGCGCCTCCCAGTCCGCCGGCGCCACCGCCCACGGCGGCCTGCTGGTCATCGAGGGAAACGCCTCCGCCCGCTGCGGGATCTCCATGAAGGGCGTGGACATCGTCGTCGGCGGCGACGTGGGCCATATGAGCGCCTTCATGGGCCAGGCCGGGCGCCTGGTGGTGTGCGGTGACGCCGGGGACGCCCTCGGCGACTCGCTCTACGAGGCCCGCGTCTACGTCCAGGGCAGGGTCAAGTCCCTCGGCGCGGACTGCGTGGAGAAGGAGATGCGGGCCGAACACCTCGCCGAACTGGCGGAGTTGCTGAAGTCGGCCGACCGGGACGACGACCCGGCCGCGTTCCGCCGCTACGGCTCGGCCCGGAAGTTGTACCACTTCGAGGTCGACAACTCGGCCGCCTATTAG